The Candidatus Binataceae bacterium genome has a window encoding:
- a CDS encoding RidA family protein, protein MAAQTRRTIDPGWGWDDRLPLAQAKQVGDTIYVSGQIAYDAGGKLVGEGDMKAQTRQAFENIRAILDSAGSGLKDIVKINTYITDRSKFMDMIAARSEVFGNDPPASTAVVVQALAFPELLVEIEAIAVKRA, encoded by the coding sequence ATGGCGGCGCAAACGAGGCGAACGATCGACCCCGGATGGGGATGGGACGACCGCCTGCCGCTTGCCCAGGCCAAGCAGGTCGGTGATACGATTTACGTCTCGGGACAAATCGCCTACGACGCCGGCGGCAAACTGGTCGGCGAAGGCGACATGAAAGCGCAGACCCGTCAGGCCTTCGAAAACATCAGGGCCATCCTCGATAGCGCGGGCAGCGGCCTGAAAGATATCGTCAAGATCAACACCTACATCACCGACCGCTCGAAATTCATGGACATGATCGCGGCCCGTTCCGAGGTATTCGGCAACGATCCGCCCGCCAGCACGGCCGTGGTTGTTCAGGCGCTGGCGTTTCCGGAGCTGCTGGTTGAAATCGAAGCGATCGCAGTCAAGCGCGCATAG
- a CDS encoding polymer-forming cytoskeletal protein: MALFNKEQMAREPEAVRRERMPENQPPPPIAPVQALIESGAAPAKLAATPASEPFSAPRRPSSEARAYLDQGCKISGRLEFEEAARIDGQIDGEIIARDGLLIGESAVVTAKIKASSIVVAGTVSGEIVASQRLEIHASAKVSGNLTTPKLIVHEGAAFEGYCAMQSDGAHKERNGAAPDGERRPLARAHEQKQAS, encoded by the coding sequence ATGGCGCTTTTCAACAAGGAACAGATGGCCCGGGAGCCGGAGGCGGTCCGTCGTGAACGGATGCCAGAAAATCAGCCGCCCCCGCCGATAGCGCCGGTCCAGGCGCTGATCGAAAGCGGCGCCGCGCCTGCCAAGCTGGCCGCCACGCCCGCCTCGGAACCGTTCTCGGCACCGCGCAGACCGTCCTCCGAAGCCCGCGCCTATCTCGATCAGGGATGCAAGATCAGCGGCAGGCTCGAATTCGAAGAAGCCGCGCGCATCGACGGCCAGATCGACGGCGAGATAATCGCCCGCGACGGCCTGCTTATCGGCGAGAGCGCGGTGGTGACGGCCAAGATAAAGGCATCCTCCATCGTCGTGGCTGGCACCGTGAGCGGCGAGATCGTGGCGAGCCAGCGCCTCGAAATTCATGCCTCGGCCAAGGTCTCCGGCAATCTGACCACCCCCAAGCTTATCGTGCATGAGGGAGCGGCCTTCGAAGGCTACTGCGCGATGCAGTCCGACGGCGCACACAAGGAGCGCAACGGCGCCGCGCCGGACGGCGAACGGCGCCCGCTGGCGCGCGCGCACGAGCAAAAGCAGGCGTCCTAG
- a CDS encoding (2Fe-2S)-binding protein has translation MKTALEVSVNGERRRLEVDNRMVLADMLRDVLGLTGTHVGCGTGSCGACTVMLNGRTVKSCSVLAADVDGDAITTIEGLARDAEHLHPVQESFVRNHGLQCGYCTPGMVMSALQLLKDNPDPDEAAIRHGIAGNLCRCTGYHFIVRAIREAAVSQRAQPAKADG, from the coding sequence GTGAAGACAGCGCTTGAAGTTTCGGTCAACGGCGAACGGCGCCGGCTCGAAGTGGACAACCGCATGGTGCTGGCGGACATGTTGCGCGACGTGCTCGGGCTGACCGGTACTCACGTCGGCTGCGGCACCGGCAGCTGCGGCGCGTGCACGGTGATGCTCAACGGGCGCACGGTCAAGTCGTGCTCGGTACTGGCGGCCGACGTTGACGGCGACGCGATAACCACCATCGAAGGGCTCGCCCGCGACGCCGAACATCTCCATCCGGTGCAGGAATCCTTCGTCCGCAATCACGGCTTGCAGTGCGGTTACTGTACGCCGGGGATGGTGATGTCGGCGCTGCAACTGCTCAAAGACAACCCGGACCCGGACGAGGCCGCGATCCGCCACGGGATCGCCGGCAATCTCTGCCGCTGCACCGGCTATCACTTTATCGTGCGCGCGATCCGCGAGGCCGCGGTATCGCAGCGAGCGCAGCCTGCCAAAGCCGACGGCTGA
- a CDS encoding acyl-CoA dehydrogenase family protein, with the protein MLLELNPEQQRVVSVASELASEFASRAEQHDREGSFPFENVARLKEAGYTALTTPREYGGWGASPLTFVLAQERLVQGCCATAFAINMHCNTVRFYTPFMTSAQKDLYLGNVGRKRMLMNGFYTEGGGARSILSPSTRARKVAGGYILNGQKVFCTLAPVVDYFGISTSLEGYSGAASGGCVFLLPRDTPGLEVIENWDAMGMRATGSHTIMIRDVFATSDQLIGEEGHFFEEFVRVAHWYCLSFSAIYLGIGQAAYNYVLEYARTRKLQKSGALVGILPATRFALGEMYNRLDACRTLIYTLAREMADGPVYGERQVMMIEMLRTFVAENMLEVANLATRIAGGQGYLKGNPLERYFRDIRSAPLHTLKRDEVLEMIAAAELGF; encoded by the coding sequence ATGCTGCTCGAGCTGAACCCGGAACAGCAGCGCGTCGTTTCAGTGGCAAGCGAGCTGGCGAGCGAGTTTGCCTCGCGCGCGGAACAGCATGATCGCGAGGGCAGCTTTCCCTTCGAGAACGTCGCGCGGCTCAAGGAAGCCGGTTATACGGCGCTGACCACGCCGAGAGAGTACGGTGGATGGGGCGCGTCGCCGCTGACCTTCGTCCTCGCGCAGGAGCGGCTCGTGCAGGGATGCTGCGCCACCGCGTTCGCGATCAATATGCATTGCAACACGGTGCGGTTCTATACGCCGTTCATGACTTCCGCGCAGAAGGATCTCTACCTGGGCAATGTCGGCCGCAAGCGTATGCTGATGAACGGATTCTACACCGAGGGCGGCGGCGCACGGTCGATCCTGTCGCCCAGCACCAGGGCACGGAAGGTGGCCGGCGGATATATACTTAACGGACAGAAAGTATTCTGCACTCTTGCGCCCGTGGTTGACTATTTCGGGATCAGCACCTCACTCGAGGGCTATTCGGGCGCGGCTTCCGGCGGATGCGTGTTCCTCCTGCCGCGCGACACACCTGGCCTCGAAGTGATCGAGAACTGGGACGCGATGGGAATGCGGGCGACCGGGAGCCATACGATCATGATTCGCGATGTCTTCGCGACATCGGATCAATTGATCGGCGAGGAGGGACACTTCTTCGAAGAATTCGTCCGGGTGGCGCACTGGTATTGCCTGTCGTTCTCGGCGATCTACCTCGGCATCGGGCAGGCCGCCTACAACTACGTCCTGGAGTACGCGCGCACACGCAAGTTGCAGAAAAGCGGCGCGCTGGTCGGCATTCTGCCGGCCACCCGTTTCGCGCTGGGCGAGATGTACAATCGGCTCGACGCCTGCCGCACGCTCATCTACACGCTGGCGCGCGAGATGGCTGACGGACCGGTCTACGGTGAGCGCCAGGTGATGATGATCGAGATGCTGCGCACCTTCGTCGCCGAAAACATGCTCGAGGTTGCCAACCTGGCGACGCGGATCGCTGGCGGTCAGGGCTATCTCAAGGGAAATCCGCTCGAACGCTACTTCCGCGACATCCGCTCGGCCCCGCTGCACACGCTCAAGCGCGACGAGGTGCTCGAAATGATCGCCGCCGCCGAACTAGGCTTCTGA